A single genomic interval of Haloterrigena salifodinae harbors:
- the trpG gene encoding anthranilate synthase component II yields the protein MSTMDDAAETEESDAGGEAEPLTVLFVDNYDSFTYNLVEYVSQHEGTETAVVKNTASLADVRAVDPDAIIVSPGPGHPKNDRDVGVTMDVLREVSPEVPTLGVCLGLEAAVYEYGGTVGRAPAPIHGKASAVDHDGKGVFAGLEQGLRAGRYHSLIATEVPDCFDVTATAEHDGETLVMGVRHREHPIEAVQFHPESVLTAVGHDVIENFLESIDG from the coding sequence ATGAGTACGATGGACGACGCGGCCGAAACCGAGGAATCGGACGCGGGCGGCGAGGCGGAGCCGCTGACGGTGCTGTTCGTCGACAACTACGACTCCTTTACGTACAACTTAGTCGAGTACGTCAGCCAGCACGAGGGCACCGAAACCGCGGTCGTGAAGAACACCGCCTCGCTTGCGGACGTTCGCGCCGTCGACCCCGACGCGATCATCGTCAGCCCGGGACCTGGCCACCCGAAGAACGACCGCGACGTCGGCGTCACGATGGACGTGCTCCGGGAAGTGAGTCCCGAGGTGCCGACGCTGGGCGTCTGTCTCGGGCTCGAGGCGGCCGTCTACGAGTACGGCGGGACCGTCGGCCGGGCGCCGGCGCCGATCCACGGCAAGGCCTCCGCCGTCGACCACGACGGCAAGGGTGTCTTTGCGGGCCTCGAACAGGGCCTTCGCGCCGGCCGGTATCACTCGCTGATCGCGACCGAGGTGCCCGACTGCTTCGACGTGACGGCGACGGCGGAACACGACGGCGAGACGCTCGTGATGGGGGTCCGCCACCGCGAGCATCCGATCGAGGCCGTGCAGTTCCACCC
- the trpE gene encoding anthranilate synthase component I — protein sequence MSDSDTEPDVSPTLDVDRETFREHAGEDEDRPVVVRAVATLDVETTPLEAYAALTGRSDSSDRERSPYAFLLESAEKTASSDPDGAFRPSSADADRHARYSYVGYDPDAVVTVDPEETTVERLTDDAPRDLIETDPEGDTVDSLRAAMPDVRFANPPEHDRQHLTGGLVGFLAYDAVYDLWLEEVGRERPESRFPDAQFVLTTKTLAFDERDGSVSLDCTPIIEADDDPDAVYDAVLEEAEAVAETLRAASAPETGGFVREDEVVGPKAEYEESVRRAKEHVLDGDIYQGVVSRTRELYGDVDPLGFYEAMRDVNPSPYMYLLEHDDLTVVGASPETLVSVRGREVMSNPIAGTCDRGSSPVEDRRLAGEMLADEKERAEHTMLVDLARNDVRRVSEAGSVRVDEFMNVLKYSHVQHIESTVTGDLASDADVAEPRSASRETSSPDAFDATRASFPAGTLSGAPKIRAMEIIDDLEAEPRGLYGGGVGYYSWCGDADFAIVIRTATVEDEGNRDRITVRAGAGLVADSDPTAEYEETEKKMGGVLAALEAIEGDEAGDELESSPEVSR from the coding sequence ATGAGTGACTCCGACACCGAACCCGACGTTTCGCCGACGCTCGACGTCGACCGGGAGACGTTCCGCGAGCACGCGGGCGAGGACGAGGACCGACCGGTCGTCGTCCGCGCCGTCGCGACCCTCGACGTGGAGACGACGCCCCTCGAGGCCTACGCTGCCCTCACCGGCCGCTCGGACTCGAGCGACCGGGAGCGGTCGCCGTACGCCTTCCTGCTCGAGAGCGCCGAAAAGACCGCCTCGAGCGACCCGGACGGCGCCTTCCGGCCGAGTTCGGCGGACGCGGACCGCCACGCGCGCTACTCCTACGTCGGCTACGACCCCGATGCCGTCGTCACGGTCGATCCCGAAGAGACGACGGTCGAGCGACTCACGGACGACGCGCCTCGGGATCTGATCGAGACCGACCCCGAGGGCGACACCGTCGACTCGCTCCGGGCGGCGATGCCGGATGTCCGCTTCGCGAACCCGCCCGAACACGACCGCCAGCACCTGACCGGCGGGCTGGTCGGCTTCCTCGCCTACGACGCCGTCTACGACCTCTGGCTCGAGGAGGTCGGCCGCGAGCGACCCGAGTCGCGGTTCCCGGACGCGCAGTTCGTCCTGACGACGAAGACGCTCGCGTTTGACGAGCGTGACGGGTCGGTCTCGCTGGACTGTACGCCGATCATCGAGGCCGACGACGACCCCGACGCGGTCTACGACGCCGTCCTCGAGGAGGCCGAGGCCGTCGCGGAAACGCTGCGGGCCGCGTCGGCGCCGGAGACCGGCGGGTTCGTCCGGGAGGACGAGGTCGTCGGGCCGAAAGCCGAGTACGAAGAGAGCGTCCGCCGGGCCAAGGAACACGTCCTCGACGGCGACATCTACCAGGGCGTCGTCTCTCGGACCCGCGAACTGTACGGCGACGTCGATCCCCTCGGCTTCTACGAGGCGATGCGCGACGTCAACCCGTCGCCGTACATGTACCTGCTCGAGCACGACGACCTGACCGTCGTCGGCGCGAGCCCCGAGACGCTGGTCTCCGTACGCGGGCGCGAGGTCATGTCCAACCCGATCGCCGGCACCTGCGATCGGGGCTCGAGTCCCGTCGAGGACCGCCGGCTGGCCGGCGAGATGCTGGCCGACGAGAAGGAGCGGGCCGAGCACACGATGCTGGTCGATCTGGCGCGAAACGACGTGCGCCGCGTCTCGGAAGCGGGCTCGGTCCGCGTCGACGAGTTCATGAACGTGCTCAAGTACAGCCACGTCCAGCACATCGAGTCGACGGTGACGGGCGACCTCGCGAGCGACGCGGACGTTGCCGAACCACGTTCGGCAAGCCGGGAGACTTCGTCTCCCGATGCCTTCGACGCGACGCGGGCCTCGTTCCCCGCCGGCACCCTCTCGGGCGCGCCGAAGATCCGGGCGATGGAGATCATCGACGACCTCGAGGCCGAGCCGCGAGGCCTGTACGGCGGCGGCGTCGGCTACTACTCGTGGTGTGGCGACGCAGACTTCGCGATCGTGATCCGGACCGCCACCGTAGAGGACGAAGGAAATCGGGATCGGATCACCGTCCGCGCCGGCGCCGGGCTGGTCGCCGACAGCGATCCGACCGCCGAGTACGAGGAGACCGAGAAGAAGATGGGCGGCGTCCTCGCTGCCCTCGAGGCGATCGAGGGCGACGAGGCAGGCGACGAACTCGAGTCCTCGCCGGAGGTGAGCCGATGA
- a CDS encoding phosphoribosylanthranilate isomerase yields MTRVKICGLTNEDDLETAVAAGADALGIICDVSVDTPREVAVERARELVDAAPPFVTTVLVTMPSSLERTIELVETVEPDAIQFHGTIQVGDLAYLRAQIDSKLLLAVDADDAVRAETYDDLVDGLLVDTPAADGGGGTGETHDWDQTRMATADLESPLILAGGLTPDNVADAVRTVEPFAVDVASGVEAEGGVKDPTAVRSFVDRAKSARRTAEP; encoded by the coding sequence ATGACGCGGGTGAAGATCTGCGGGCTGACCAACGAGGACGACCTCGAGACGGCCGTCGCGGCCGGCGCCGACGCCCTCGGGATCATCTGCGACGTCTCCGTCGACACCCCGCGGGAGGTTGCGGTCGAGCGCGCCCGCGAACTCGTCGACGCCGCGCCGCCGTTCGTGACGACCGTCCTCGTGACGATGCCCTCGAGTCTGGAGCGAACGATCGAGTTGGTCGAGACGGTCGAACCCGACGCGATCCAGTTCCACGGCACCATTCAGGTGGGGGACCTCGCCTACCTCCGCGCGCAGATCGACAGCAAACTCCTGCTCGCCGTCGACGCCGACGACGCGGTCCGGGCCGAGACCTACGACGACCTGGTCGACGGGCTCCTCGTCGACACGCCGGCCGCGGACGGCGGCGGCGGCACCGGCGAGACCCACGACTGGGACCAGACGCGGATGGCGACCGCGGACCTCGAATCGCCGCTGATCCTCGCGGGGGGACTCACGCCCGACAACGTCGCGGACGCCGTCCGGACGGTCGAGCCGTTCGCGGTCGACGTCGCCAGCGGCGTCGAGGCCGAAGGCGGCGTCAAGGACCCGACGGCCGTGCGATCGTTCGTCGACCGAGCCAAGAGCGCCCGACGAACGGCGGAGCCGTGA
- the trpD gene encoding anthranilate phosphoribosyltransferase: protein MQEYVERVTEGEDLTQEDARAASTAVFEGATEAQIGALLAALRAKGETEAEIAGFAEGMRNAARTITPDREPLVDTCGTGGDDYDTINVSTTSAIVAAGAGVPVAKHGNYSVSSSSGSADVLEEVGVDVEAEPPAVEEAIERDGIGFMLAPVFHPAMKAVIGPRKELGMRTIFNALGPLTNPAGANAQVIGVYDPDLVPVLADALSRMDVERALVVHGAGTDEIAIHGETVAAEVTGSDVEEYTLEPADLGLEEHDIEAISGGSPAENAADMRGIVAGDVTGAKRDVILANAGAAIYVAGEADSLEAGADAAREAIESGDAATKLDHLRGEVAEPGGR, encoded by the coding sequence ATGCAGGAGTACGTCGAACGGGTGACCGAGGGCGAGGATCTTACACAGGAAGACGCTCGAGCGGCCTCGACGGCCGTCTTCGAGGGCGCGACGGAGGCACAGATCGGCGCGCTGCTGGCGGCGCTGCGAGCGAAAGGGGAGACGGAAGCCGAAATCGCCGGCTTCGCCGAAGGAATGCGCAACGCAGCCAGGACGATCACGCCGGACCGCGAGCCGCTGGTCGACACCTGCGGCACCGGCGGGGACGACTACGATACGATCAACGTCTCGACGACCAGCGCGATCGTCGCCGCCGGGGCCGGCGTTCCGGTCGCTAAACACGGCAACTACTCCGTGTCGTCGTCGTCGGGCAGCGCGGACGTCCTGGAGGAGGTCGGCGTCGACGTCGAGGCTGAACCCCCCGCAGTCGAGGAAGCGATCGAGCGCGACGGCATCGGCTTCATGCTCGCGCCCGTCTTCCACCCCGCGATGAAGGCCGTCATCGGTCCGCGCAAGGAACTCGGCATGCGGACGATTTTCAACGCTCTCGGCCCGCTGACGAACCCTGCCGGCGCGAACGCACAGGTCATCGGCGTCTACGACCCCGATCTCGTCCCCGTCCTCGCGGACGCTCTCTCGCGGATGGACGTCGAGCGCGCCTTAGTCGTCCACGGCGCGGGTACCGACGAGATCGCAATCCACGGCGAGACCGTCGCCGCAGAAGTGACCGGTTCGGACGTCGAGGAGTACACTCTCGAGCCCGCTGACCTCGGCCTCGAGGAACACGACATCGAAGCCATCTCGGGCGGTTCGCCCGCGGAGAACGCCGCCGACATGCGCGGCATCGTCGCGGGTGACGTCACGGGTGCGAAACGGGACGTCATCCTCGCGAACGCCGGCGCGGCGATCTACGTCGCCGGCGAAGCCGACTCGCTCGAGGCCGGTGCCGACGCCGCTCGCGAGGCGATCGAGTCCGGCGACGCCGCGACGAAACTCGACCACCTCCGGGGCGAAGTGGCCGAACCCGGTGGACGATGA
- a CDS encoding helix-turn-helix transcriptional regulator: MEIVIEIEGWWLMPTSDTGGALEEIQIFANSPYSVQVFEVLTDGPTTGRALAEQTGASRSTVSRILTKGESRGWIDSEGSQYELTDMGETMTNEFHDFLQTVKGIRHLGEMIRFLPPPARELDPRYLRDADIITPTETNPVKPFDYLAEWIRAANKKRSLARLAVSRFVELIHDQSVQGQLDTESVIEASWFDTLGAEPKQIPIWQTRAERGDVLVYDGDVPISFHIIDRTVGFWLSEDDQNGVEGLVVTDDPAVVSWARSLYEDYRAEAKPLNPTMLPEA; this comes from the coding sequence GTGGAGATAGTAATCGAAATAGAGGGGTGGTGGCTTATGCCAACATCTGACACGGGAGGGGCGCTGGAAGAGATTCAAATCTTCGCAAATTCGCCGTATAGTGTACAGGTCTTCGAAGTACTCACCGATGGGCCGACGACAGGTCGCGCCCTCGCAGAGCAGACTGGTGCCTCGCGGTCAACCGTTTCTCGCATCCTCACCAAGGGGGAATCACGGGGGTGGATCGACTCAGAGGGCAGTCAATACGAACTCACGGACATGGGAGAAACCATGACCAACGAGTTCCACGACTTCCTACAGACCGTCAAAGGGATCCGGCATCTCGGAGAGATGATCCGATTCCTTCCGCCGCCTGCTCGTGAACTCGATCCCCGCTATCTCCGCGATGCCGACATCATAACGCCGACCGAGACGAATCCCGTTAAGCCGTTCGATTACTTAGCGGAGTGGATCCGTGCTGCGAACAAGAAGCGTTCGCTTGCCCGACTCGCCGTCAGCCGGTTTGTGGAATTAATCCACGATCAGTCAGTACAGGGACAACTGGATACTGAATCCGTGATTGAAGCCAGTTGGTTCGACACCCTTGGCGCAGAGCCGAAACAGATTCCAATCTGGCAGACACGTGCGGAGAGAGGAGATGTTCTTGTATACGATGGGGACGTTCCGATAAGTTTTCATATAATCGATAGAACAGTCGGGTTCTGGTTGAGCGAGGACGACCAGAATGGAGTTGAAGGGTTGGTGGTAACTGATGATCCAGCCGTTGTCTCGTGGGCGAGATCACTCTATGAGGACTACCGTGCTGAGGCGAAGCCTCTTAACCCGACGATGTTGCCGGAGGCCTAA
- a CDS encoding DUF1330 domain-containing protein: MTNEPNPDHVLRRTLLKAGAVIMGAVEMLPPATASGSGDETQTDETTTSEPAQSQKGYVITVERITDRERFMNEYLPVAGERIEAHGGEALVLSFDPTVLDGEWVHDMTSVLEFPSVQAAKEWYADDALQEVRQIRHETTAYSNKIVTSQYSPEGRA; encoded by the coding sequence ATGACCAACGAGCCGAATCCAGATCATGTCTTGCGCCGAACGCTGTTGAAAGCGGGAGCAGTCATAATGGGCGCAGTCGAGATGCTCCCGCCTGCAACAGCTAGTGGCAGTGGGGATGAGACGCAGACTGACGAAACGACCACAAGCGAACCTGCACAATCCCAGAAGGGGTATGTAATTACTGTTGAGAGGATAACCGACAGGGAGCGGTTTATGAACGAGTACCTCCCTGTTGCTGGAGAGAGAATTGAAGCGCATGGCGGAGAGGCGCTCGTTCTCTCATTTGATCCGACCGTGCTTGACGGTGAATGGGTTCATGATATGACGTCCGTCTTGGAATTCCCGTCCGTTCAAGCAGCGAAGGAGTGGTATGCCGATGACGCCTTACAAGAAGTCCGGCAGATTCGCCACGAGACTACCGCCTACTCCAATAAGATCGTCACCTCTCAGTACTCCCCTGAAGGTCGTGCGTAA